A region of the Lycium barbarum isolate Lr01 chromosome 1, ASM1917538v2, whole genome shotgun sequence genome:
ACCCCAcctaccctaccactcaccccaccccacccccaattaccccactcctctgccacctatccccaccaccccaaccatcacccactacccctcaccaccgcccaaccccaccccacaacaactcacccccaccttACCACCCCTCAACTACCCTCACTCACTACCCCTCACCAACATCcaaccccacaaccactcacccctaccctaccacccactacccccacccttaTCCCACAAcccccacctcacaccacccacccctccaccacccccacccactacctacttattttttaaagttcctattttgttttattaatatatataaattaatttctaattcggagttaagggtattttagtaaacttacgagttattatacagtaccatacagtcaaatcaaacaatacaaatgtcattaaaccacaacaaacgatacagtctatctaaacattgtgttcattaatacagtacaatacaatacaacaccataccgTACCATACCATacaatacattaatgaaccacgggaaacaaccatccaaaaagagggtaagatgacacttattatgggacaaaaatgtttggctaaggtgacacttattatgggacggagggagtatatatctAACCCAAAGTGTGTCGGAGCCCCTCTGTTATTATTCCACGCTCTTCCCGGACCCATGAATGATTACTACAAGGTGAGTAATTGAGGGTGGGATTAGATTTGCAAGAAACAAATTATCACAttaatataaaataaaactatattgtaattcacaaaataatttattttttgatGAAGAAAACTTAAATTAGAATATTCAAATATATCCCAAACCACAAAGAAAGCTTGTTTAATTAAGATATAATAATTTAAAGAGAAGCTTATGAGATTATTTCTACTTATTAATGATAACTGGTTAATCTTCGACATTTGTATCGTCCATTATAAGGAAAAAGAATAAAGGGGCCTAAATGCATGAAACTATAGCTAGAAAGTTGAGTCGTCAAAGAAAAATGCAtttttctgctcgtgcatgcatGCATCATGTATTGGGTTCGTATCGTGAGGCACAGGTTAAGCCAATAACCAATTTTGAATCAAACTTTCAAATTCTGTTAGAGCATTCAACAATACCATTTAGAGACCTTATCTTTTTCACCTATTTCTTCATTTTTCTCCTCGTGCATGCATGCATCATGGAGTATATAACATGACTTTTGATTGGTCTGAATCTAGATTATACTAATTTTAAAGCTCTACTTCAAATCTCAAATTAGTACTTCATATTATTCTAAATCTGTAATTTTAAAAACACAACGAATGCTAGAATAAAGATCGAAGCCACCGAATTATGATTTGTCTATGCCAAAAATATATCTCCGCCACTACTGACTACTAGGTTCTTCCACTTTGTACCTTAGCCCCACTGGCCGCTAATATTTGTCTGCAAtgtggaaaatattagaaagtcaACACAAATATGTTTCCTATTCCTCTATTGTTTCACGTGCGTTGACCGACTCCTACTAATTCAAATTTTGACCAAAAGAATCAATGAAAGAcatgcaataaaataaaataaaaacaacaattaattaaTGCGaagggtttatatatatataggaattgATTCTTTTCTTCTACATCTTCCTTTGCTTTTTCCATTCAAACTTTATGCATAAATTAGCCGCTTTCTTTTACCACCTTTAATTTCACCCCAAAAACCTCTGTTTCTCTCTCTCCTGTTTTTGCTCGTATTATATATTGTTAGATTCTTCTTGTTGATTTTCATATAGAAAAATATGGAAGAAGTAGAGATACCCCAATATTTCTTGTGTCCTATATCACTCCAAATCATGAAAGATCCTGTAACAACAGTCACTGGAATCACCTATGATAGGGAAAATATTGAACAATGGTTGTTGATGGCAGATGAAAATACATCTACATGTCCAGTGACAAAACAACCTTTGTCTAAAGACACAGCGTTGTTGACACCAAACCATATGCTCGGGCGATTTATTCGATCCTGGACCATAAGCAATGCTGGGAAAGGGATCGAACAAATTCCATCGCCTAAATATCCTCTCAACAAATCACATGTCATCAGGCTAATTCGTCAGGTGAATAATCGCGAGCTTTATTTACAAGCTTTACGAAAAATGGTGACTATGATAAGTGAGAATGAGACAAATAAGAAGTGTTTGGATGGAGCTGGTGCAATTAAGGCATTGGTTTCGTTGATATTGAGGAGTTTCAAGGAAGGGAAATTAATTATGGGACTTGAAGAAGCCTTGAGGATTTTCCATCTTGTCTGGAACCCAACACATGAAAACAAGCAACTTGTCAAGGATAATCATGATCTAATTGAGGCTATTTTATGGATTTTGAAGAGTCGCGAAATGTGCAACATTTATAATCAAGTTGTAACAATCAAGACTCATGCAATATTGGTCCTGAAAAATGTGATCTCAGTGTCAAGTACTAATCTCTTGTCGAGTCTCACACCAGAATTTTTCCAACATATATTGAATACTTTgagaaaaaacaacaaaaattacTTCAATCAACAGACAACAAAAGCAGCTTTACACGTGCTAATAGATGCATGTCCAAGGGGAAGAAACAGGCTAAAAATGATAGAATTGGGGGCCATTTTCGAGCTAATTGAGCTCGAATTAAGCAACCCTGAGAAAAGGGTTACTGAATTAGTGTTTTCTCTTTTGTCACATTTGTGTAGTTTAGCTGATGGGAGAGCTGAATTATTGAAACATGCAGCCGGAATTGCAATGGTTTCTAAAAGGATACTTAGAATTTCTCCAGCTACAGATGATAGCGCAATTCAGATTCTTAGATTAATTTCTAAATTTTCTGCTACAAAAGAAGTGTTGATGGAGATGTTAAGAGTTGGAGCCGTGTCAAAATTTTGCATGGTGATTCAAGCAGATTGTGAAGTATATTTGAAGAAAAAAGCTT
Encoded here:
- the LOC132626171 gene encoding E3 ubiquitin-protein ligase PUB24-like, which gives rise to MEEVEIPQYFLCPISLQIMKDPVTTVTGITYDRENIEQWLLMADENTSTCPVTKQPLSKDTALLTPNHMLGRFIRSWTISNAGKGIEQIPSPKYPLNKSHVIRLIRQVNNRELYLQALRKMVTMISENETNKKCLDGAGAIKALVSLILRSFKEGKLIMGLEEALRIFHLVWNPTHENKQLVKDNHDLIEAILWILKSREMCNIYNQVVTIKTHAILVLKNVISVSSTNLLSSLTPEFFQHILNTLRKNNKNYFNQQTTKAALHVLIDACPRGRNRLKMIELGAIFELIELELSNPEKRVTELVFSLLSHLCSLADGRAELLKHAAGIAMVSKRILRISPATDDSAIQILRLISKFSATKEVLMEMLRVGAVSKFCMVIQADCEVYLKKKALEILRAHSNVWNNSPCVQIYLLRRYPGQ